A single window of Methanobrevibacter sp. DNA harbors:
- a CDS encoding coenzyme F420-0:L-glutamate ligase, with amino-acid sequence MRCVGTVVRGIRTPIIKENDDLATIVVDSLMNAKESEGFEFKDKDVVAITEAVVGISEGNYVTVDDVAKDLQEKFPSKSIGVVNPILSRNRFSIVLKGIARGMDKIVLQTTFPADEVGNGILDEEILAESDFHLGSVISEDDYKETFGSWIHPFTGINMIDFYRELIESEDCEVEFVFSNDVKTILDYSKDVLTCDIHTRGKTVALLKDLGANVYGLHQILTEPVDGSGFNPQYGLLGSNKATEEKLKLFPKTGDKLVKEVQKRLIDITGKQIEVMVYGDGAFKDPVGKIWELADPVVSPAHTDGLIGTPNEIKLKYVSDNKFADLRGDELKEAIKEEIRNKDKDLTGQMITEGTTPRVLTDLIGSLCDLTSGSGDKGTPVVFIQGYFDNLAND; translated from the coding sequence ATGAGATGTGTTGGTACTGTTGTACGTGGTATAAGGACACCTATTATTAAAGAGAACGACGATTTGGCCACTATAGTTGTAGATTCATTAATGAATGCAAAAGAAAGCGAAGGATTTGAATTTAAAGACAAGGACGTTGTCGCAATCACTGAAGCTGTTGTTGGAATTTCAGAAGGAAATTATGTGACTGTCGATGATGTTGCAAAAGACCTGCAGGAAAAATTCCCGTCAAAAAGCATTGGAGTTGTAAACCCGATTTTAAGTAGAAACAGATTTTCAATTGTTTTAAAAGGTATTGCAAGAGGAATGGACAAGATTGTCCTTCAAACCACTTTCCCTGCCGATGAGGTCGGTAACGGAATTTTGGATGAAGAGATTTTAGCTGAAAGCGATTTCCACCTTGGAAGCGTTATTTCAGAAGATGATTATAAAGAGACTTTCGGTTCATGGATTCATCCGTTTACCGGAATCAACATGATTGACTTTTACCGTGAGCTTATTGAAAGCGAAGACTGTGAAGTTGAATTCGTATTTTCAAACGATGTCAAGACTATCCTTGACTACTCAAAAGATGTTTTAACCTGTGACATTCACACAAGGGGCAAGACTGTTGCACTTTTAAAAGACCTTGGAGCTAACGTTTACGGCCTGCATCAAATTTTAACAGAACCTGTTGACGGTTCAGGATTCAATCCGCAATACGGTCTTTTAGGTTCAAACAAGGCAACTGAAGAAAAACTCAAACTCTTCCCTAAAACCGGTGACAAACTGGTCAAAGAAGTCCAAAAAAGGCTTATTGACATTACAGGTAAACAGATTGAGGTCATGGTTTATGGTGACGGTGCATTCAAGGATCCTGTTGGAAAAATCTGGGAGCTGGCTGACCCTGTCGTTTCACCTGCACACACTGACGGTTTAATCGGTACTCCAAATGAAATTAAGCTTAAATATGTTTCTGATAACAAGTTCGCTGATTTAAGGGGTGATGAGCTTAAAGAGGCAATCAAGGAAGAAATCAGAAACAAGGACAAGGATTTGACCGGTCAGATGATTACTGAAGGTACCACTCCAAGGGTACTGACAGATTTAATCGGTTCACTCTGTGACCTGACAAGCGGTTCCGGGGACAAGGGAACTCCGGTAGTATTCATTCAGGGATACTTTGATAATTTAGCAAATGACTAA